A DNA window from Verrucomicrobiota bacterium contains the following coding sequences:
- a CDS encoding endonuclease/exonuclease/phosphatase family protein, protein MESIKKATSPFCQVLRFISVYLKLSLLLSQASAFEEPMISAPETWTAKSFSSKSQEDEIGKSIMVWNVKWFPGGNPDATSSQKKSQIQGVRKVLKEEQPFLLFLCEVRSLKTLMKLEPERLKYKKIACTYIPRVADEGVGLPLQSLAFLSQVPWEASWVIDFSQFALTRDRPRRGIIAIQFNLGERGKLFVYGVHLKSNMGLASNNRLKRERAMRYLEWDWKRVGVDWVHDEIIVLGDFNHSLLNPVYESEVSIRRLLDKGFSDVMNGAPWQDRLTIHSTYGFASDVFDYILVTSKIRRYAKAARVMELERHQISDHSPLLLETDGLVEQLLTSND, encoded by the coding sequence ATGGAAAGCATAAAAAAAGCTACGAGTCCATTCTGCCAAGTATTAAGATTTATCTCAGTCTATCTGAAGCTATCTCTTTTGCTTTCACAAGCCTCCGCTTTTGAGGAGCCGATGATTTCTGCTCCTGAAACATGGACAGCCAAGTCATTCTCGTCAAAGAGCCAGGAGGATGAGATAGGAAAATCTATCATGGTTTGGAATGTCAAATGGTTTCCTGGAGGTAATCCTGATGCGACATCATCCCAGAAAAAATCACAAATTCAAGGTGTTCGGAAGGTCCTAAAAGAGGAGCAACCTTTTCTTCTATTTCTTTGTGAAGTAAGATCACTCAAAACCTTGATGAAGTTAGAACCGGAACGCCTTAAATATAAAAAAATAGCGTGTACTTATATCCCAAGGGTTGCTGACGAAGGAGTTGGACTACCACTCCAAAGTCTTGCCTTTTTAAGTCAGGTGCCCTGGGAGGCGTCGTGGGTGATTGATTTTAGCCAGTTTGCACTGACTAGGGATAGGCCGAGGAGAGGTATTATTGCAATCCAATTCAATTTAGGTGAGAGAGGAAAACTATTTGTTTATGGGGTGCACTTAAAAAGCAATATGGGATTGGCGAGTAATAATCGCTTAAAGCGGGAACGAGCTATGAGATATCTCGAGTGGGATTGGAAGCGTGTGGGTGTAGATTGGGTGCATGATGAAATTATTGTGCTAGGTGATTTTAATCACTCACTCCTGAATCCCGTCTATGAAAGTGAAGTGTCTATTCGTAGGTTATTAGATAAGGGTTTCTCTGATGTGATGAATGGAGCTCCATGGCAGGACCGCTTGACCATTCATTCAACTTATGGTTTCGCTAGTGATGTGTTTGACTACATTCTCGTTACTTCAAAAATACGGCGCTATGCGAAGGCTGCTAGGGTCATGGAATTAGAAAGGCACCAAATTAGTGACCACAGTCCTTTACTCCTAGAAACAGATGGATTGGTTGAACAGTTGTTAACAAGCAATGATTAA
- a CDS encoding OmpA family protein → MVSASSTKPNRIAVGLTGLVALLFFSIALFAFFESTQSKQELASYKEQHRLLIEEYQDLSLQVEQLRTAHQSIETLLQQNRKQLSQSEQARIKLEKKKFQDQLEAIEEKQNYIRLRQKLWTSMRQRLAQEIESSKISLLKQEDLFIIRIPNDFLFVPASVRIQSGTPIETATPIEDPDNATIIENPEVAEDEASLPLPSESEPQSDGYPVEIIPSPAESLLNKVALILNHELPDIPVLIEGHTDNVPIGPALREQFPSNWELSSARATAAVRYLQQVGEVSPSRMTAIGRADTTPISQNHPDKGNKENRRVDIIIKLDEQSLSTLFSPPSTSSPADTVSQILTPTSNQTIP, encoded by the coding sequence ATGGTATCTGCAAGTAGTACAAAACCAAATCGGATAGCAGTTGGACTAACAGGACTAGTTGCTCTCCTGTTCTTTTCTATTGCGCTATTCGCCTTCTTTGAATCAACTCAAAGCAAACAAGAGTTGGCTAGCTACAAAGAACAACACCGCCTCCTTATTGAAGAATACCAAGATTTATCCCTCCAAGTAGAGCAGCTTAGAACTGCGCATCAAAGCATTGAAACGTTGCTACAGCAAAACCGCAAACAGCTCTCCCAATCCGAGCAAGCGAGAATTAAATTAGAAAAGAAAAAATTCCAAGACCAGCTCGAGGCTATTGAAGAAAAGCAAAATTATATACGATTGCGTCAAAAGCTTTGGACCAGCATGCGTCAACGCTTAGCTCAGGAAATCGAATCTAGTAAGATATCTCTGCTCAAACAGGAAGATTTGTTTATTATTCGTATACCAAATGATTTTTTATTTGTTCCTGCTTCCGTAAGAATTCAAAGCGGCACACCTATTGAAACAGCAACGCCCATCGAAGATCCCGATAACGCCACAATCATTGAGAACCCCGAAGTAGCGGAAGATGAGGCATCCCTTCCACTCCCCAGTGAATCTGAACCACAGTCCGATGGTTACCCTGTTGAAATCATTCCATCACCCGCTGAGTCTTTGCTCAATAAGGTTGCTTTAATTCTCAATCACGAGCTTCCAGATATACCTGTTCTTATTGAAGGCCATACCGACAATGTTCCGATCGGGCCCGCCTTGCGCGAGCAATTCCCTAGCAACTGGGAGCTTTCTTCGGCTCGAGCTACCGCTGCTGTGCGTTATCTACAGCAGGTCGGAGAAGTTTCCCCCAGCCGTATGACAGCCATAGGCAGAGCCGACACCACCCCTATTTCTCAAAACCATCCTGATAAAGGAAATAAAGAAAATAGACGCGTTGATATTATCATCAAGCTCGATGAGCAATCACTATCTACTTTATTCTCACCACCTTCCACATCAAGCCCTGCAGATACCGTTTCCCAAATTCTAACCCCTACTTCAAACCAGACTATACCGTGA